A stretch of DNA from Verrucomicrobiota bacterium:
GAACAAGCCTCGGACTCTGGCGGCATTGGAGGCTTGGCCTATGCGGCGTTCTGGCTGGTGGGGTTGGTCTGGGGTTATCGCAACTGCGCGGCGCAACCCATGCGGCTGGCGATCTGGCTGGGTCTGCTGGGCTGGAGCCTGCAAGGATTCGTGGAGTTTGGCTTGTACATTCCCGCGCTGGCGTGTCCAGCGTTTCTGCTGTTCGGTCTGCTGGCAGGGCAGGAGGAAGAAAAGCAAGTGTTGCCCTTGTCGTTGATCAAAGGGCGAATACCATTACCCGGATGAAAATTAGGCATAACCCAGTGGCGTGCAAATGCAGCGTGTCGAGTGACGGATGGGGAATTGACCAGGCAAATCTTCACCAGAGTGATCACTCGCCTGTCCGCACCTCCAGTTGCGGTCGGAATCAATTACTAAACTCGATATTGGCAATCATTCTGATGGCTGCCGTGCATGGCGTGCTTGGAGACACCATCCATGCTCAGGGCGAGGTCATGGCGTATCCGACCCCGAAGGGAATTGAGGCATCGCCGGATTACCAGGTACGGGCCAACAGCAAAAACATTTTTGTCTATAACACCCCGGTCTTTTCCATGGCCACCTTTGCCTTCAGCGGCGAGGTTGAAGTGGTTCTGGACGTGAAGCGGCCGATCAAACACCCGGTCATTCGGCCACTGGCGCGGGGCATCAAGCCCATCGTGGAGGGGAACACCCTGCGTTTTCGTATCAACCGCCCCTGTAATTTGGCGGTTGAAGTGGATGAAGATCTTCACCGGCCGTTGTTCCTGTTCGCCAACGCGCCCGAGGCAAATGCCCCCAAGGCTGGTGATCCAAACGTTCGCTATTTTGAGGGCGGCAGGATTCATGAGGTTGGCAAAATTGAGTTAAAGGACCATGAAACGCTTTACCTGGCGGGCGGGGCGGTGGTCCGCGGCGTGATTCGCGCCAAAAATGTTTCCGGTGCCCGGATACTGGGCCCCGGTATTCTGGATGCTTCAACGCGCATGAATCAGTCGAAGATGGTGGACTTGACCCGTTGCACGAATATCGAGATCAACGGGGTCATTGTGCTGGGTAGCTATGGGTGGACCGTTGTTCCCCGGCTTTCGGAGGACATCCACTTGCGCAACGTCAAGATTCTCAGTTGGCGGGATAACGACGACGGCTTCGATCCCGATAGTTCCCGGCGCATCACTGTGGACAATTGTTTCTTTCGCACGAAGGACGATTGCATAGCCGTCAAAGCGCATGACAATTCCGGAATGACCGGAACGACCTCCAAAGGGGACCCCAACCTCTTCAACGTGGACGATGTGAAGGTCATGAATTCCATTTTCTGGAGTTCCGAATGGGGTCATGCTTTGACCGTCGGATTTGCCATCCGGGCACCCGCGGTTCG
This window harbors:
- a CDS encoding glycosyl hydrolase family 28 protein gives rise to the protein MAAVHGVLGDTIHAQGEVMAYPTPKGIEASPDYQVRANSKNIFVYNTPVFSMATFAFSGEVEVVLDVKRPIKHPVIRPLARGIKPIVEGNTLRFRINRPCNLAVEVDEDLHRPLFLFANAPEANAPKAGDPNVRYFEGGRIHEVGKIELKDHETLYLAGGAVVRGVIRAKNVSGARILGPGILDASTRMNQSKMVDLTRCTNIEINGVIVLGSYGWTVVPRLSEDIHLRNVKILSWRDNDDGFDPDSSRRITVDNCFFRTKDDCIAVKAHDNSGMTGTTSKGDPNLFNVDDVKVMNSIFWSSEWGHALTVGFAIRAPAVRNILFKNCDIIKKEKGPAMSIDNHDLGLVENVRFEDIRVEDGCDKLLAVKVAFSEYSADCPFEYYRNNAARKPPKGEAWLNVQREKRSSKRGRVQNVWFKDIQIAGDRLPESDIRGFSPANEVDTVVFQNVTFQGKVLQSASEANLRIQNATNVRFEK